The Pogona vitticeps strain Pit_001003342236 chromosome 6, PviZW2.1, whole genome shotgun sequence genome contains a region encoding:
- the SDHAF3 gene encoding succinate dehydrogenase assembly factor 3, mitochondrial, with protein MSGSVRPHISRVRILYRRILQLHRALPLELKALGDQYVKDEFRRHKTVGPEEAQYFLQEWENYAETLYQQVSQNTQTSTSQPSFGSHLPEDKLNALRDEQVGQLRELMDEATKPKRQFNILDDGEYKT; from the exons ATGTCAGGAAGTGTACGCCCTCATATATCCCGGGTGAGGATTCTGTACAGAAGGATCCTGCAGTTGCACCGAGCATTACCACTGGAGTTGAAAGCCCTAGGAGACCAGTATGTGAAAGATGAATTTCGGAGGCACAAGACGGTTGGTCCTGAAGAGGCCCAGTATTTCCTGCAGGAGTGGGAG aacTATGCAGAAACATTGTATCAGCAAGTGAGTCAAAATACACAGACCTCAACCAGTCAGCCGTCCTTTGGATCCCACCTCCCAGAGGACAAACTGAATGCTCTTCGAGATGAGCAAGTCGGACAGCTGCGAGAACTAATGGACGAAGCAACAAAACCCAAGAGGCAGTTTAATATATTGGATGATGGAGAATATAAAACCTAA